The Haloplanus salinarum genome includes a region encoding these proteins:
- a CDS encoding mandelate racemase/muconate lactonizing enzyme family protein — protein MRVTDVETFVVDADWRNWFFVQVTTDTGITGVGEALSGEGLTAALEATAEAHKHYVIGEDPLNRKGISRKLRRYPFAWRGGKLINAVAAAVDIALWDIAGKHYGEPVWKLLGGKVRDEIPVYANGWHIGERTPENYAHHAKKAIDAGYPALKCDPFAHYEYSLTDDQLDEVADLLEAVRDAVGWDVGIGLDCHGRFTRRGAIEVAEALSEYDIMFLEEPVELEDREVMADVTQHVDMPVATGERIYNNETMEDVVRKQACDIVQPDVTNYGSLQEVQHAASMAKSRYMTVAPHNPNAGVSTAASVHLCAGIENLEVLEHMSRDVDWADEIIDHDFTVEDGSIEVPDEPGLGVTFDPDAAREYPGEPKDSHSLFDEDGALKRP, from the coding sequence ATGCGAGTCACTGACGTGGAGACGTTCGTCGTCGACGCGGACTGGCGCAACTGGTTTTTCGTCCAAGTCACCACCGACACCGGGATTACGGGCGTCGGCGAGGCTCTGAGCGGGGAGGGGCTGACCGCTGCGCTGGAGGCCACCGCCGAGGCGCACAAACATTACGTGATCGGCGAGGACCCGCTGAACCGGAAGGGGATCAGCCGGAAACTCCGCCGCTATCCCTTCGCCTGGCGCGGCGGAAAACTCATCAACGCCGTAGCCGCGGCCGTCGACATCGCCCTGTGGGACATCGCCGGCAAACACTACGGCGAACCCGTCTGGAAACTCCTCGGGGGCAAGGTCCGTGACGAGATTCCCGTCTACGCGAACGGCTGGCACATCGGCGAGCGCACGCCCGAGAACTACGCCCACCACGCGAAGAAGGCCATCGACGCCGGGTATCCGGCCCTGAAGTGCGATCCCTTCGCCCACTACGAGTACTCGCTCACCGACGACCAGCTCGACGAGGTGGCCGACCTCCTCGAGGCCGTGCGCGACGCCGTCGGCTGGGACGTCGGCATCGGCCTCGACTGCCACGGCCGGTTCACCCGTCGGGGCGCCATCGAAGTCGCCGAGGCGCTCTCCGAGTACGACATCATGTTCCTCGAGGAGCCGGTCGAACTCGAGGACCGCGAGGTGATGGCCGACGTCACCCAACACGTCGACATGCCCGTCGCCACCGGCGAACGCATCTACAACAACGAGACGATGGAGGACGTCGTCCGCAAGCAGGCCTGTGACATCGTCCAGCCCGACGTGACGAACTACGGGAGCCTCCAGGAGGTCCAACACGCGGCGTCGATGGCGAAATCCCGGTACATGACGGTCGCGCCTCACAACCCGAACGCGGGAGTCAGTACGGCCGCCTCGGTGCACCTGTGTGCGGGGATCGAGAACCTCGAAGTCCTCGAACACATGAGCCGCGACGTCGACTGGGCCGACGAAATCATCGACCACGACTTCACCGTCGAGGACGGAAGCATCGAGGTGCCCGACGAACCGGGCCTGGGCGTGACGTTCGACCCCGACGCCGCCCGGGAGTACCCCGGCGAACCCAAGGACAGCCACAGCCTCTTCGACGAGGACGGCGCGCTCAAGCGCCCGTAG
- a CDS encoding dihydrodipicolinate synthase family protein, with amino-acid sequence MTDIRGIVPPLVTPFAEDGSIADDRLRDHVDFLIEAGVHGLFPGASIGELSNLNTDELERVTATVVDRADGSVPVYAGVGASGTLEAVERTRRADAAGADGLVAITPFFLETDQEGLYDHYARIADATDLPILLYHLPDMTGQTFAVDTVADLATAFDNVVGLKDSSGDLTWGSRIIGNTPDEFVYLQGLGSLLLPSLVLGADGGVTGTANVAPEPLLDVYEAYRAGDLDRARTTQVETVTPLADALMGGTFPAAFKQGARLAGRDLGVPRPPIQRLSESERTELHEVMDELDLLASG; translated from the coding sequence ATGACCGATATCCGAGGGATCGTCCCCCCACTCGTGACGCCGTTCGCCGAGGACGGCAGTATCGCCGACGACCGACTCCGCGACCACGTCGACTTCCTGATCGAGGCCGGCGTCCACGGCCTCTTTCCCGGCGCCTCGATCGGCGAACTGTCGAACCTGAACACCGACGAACTCGAACGGGTGACGGCCACCGTCGTCGACCGGGCCGACGGGTCGGTTCCGGTCTACGCCGGCGTCGGCGCCAGCGGGACGCTCGAAGCCGTCGAACGCACGCGGCGGGCGGACGCCGCCGGGGCCGACGGCCTCGTCGCGATCACCCCCTTCTTCCTCGAAACGGACCAGGAGGGACTGTACGACCATTACGCCCGTATCGCCGACGCGACCGACCTCCCGATCCTCCTCTATCACCTCCCCGACATGACGGGACAGACCTTCGCGGTCGACACCGTGGCCGACCTGGCCACCGCCTTCGACAACGTGGTCGGCCTGAAGGACAGCAGCGGCGACCTCACGTGGGGCTCCCGCATCATCGGGAACACGCCCGACGAGTTCGTCTACCTCCAAGGGCTCGGCTCGTTGCTCCTGCCCAGTCTGGTGCTCGGGGCCGACGGCGGCGTCACCGGCACCGCCAACGTCGCGCCGGAGCCCTTGCTCGACGTCTACGAGGCCTACCGTGCCGGCGACCTCGACCGCGCCCGGACGACGCAGGTCGAGACGGTCACGCCGCTCGCCGACGCGCTCATGGGCGGGACCTTCCCCGCCGCGTTCAAGCAGGGCGCACGGCTCGCCGGGCGGGATCTGGGCGTTCCGCGACCCCCCATCCAACGCCTCTCCGAGTCCGAACGGACGGAGCTGCACGAGGTCATGGACGAACTCGACCTCCTCGCGTCGGGGTAG
- a CDS encoding aldo/keto reductase has translation MSVPSLTLPSGDELPVVGLGTWDLDDDAVRGSVRAALDGEYTHVDTAEGYHNEAAIGDVLADYEREDLFLTSKVLPKNLNYGNVVRACERTLDRLGTDYLDLYLIHWPNPAISLRETLDAMETLHDRGKIRNVGVSNFTGYQLSNALHVSDVPIAVNQIEFNPQFQRHDLVEYCQSEGVVVEAAAPLARTACLDDETILELAEAYDRTPAQIVLRWAVEKDIVVLPKSSSAAHVAENIDLFGWELDPADHRRIDELDRGEPVYDTLTRDWSRDVYGVPK, from the coding sequence ATGTCCGTACCGTCACTGACCCTGCCGAGCGGAGACGAACTGCCGGTCGTCGGCCTCGGGACATGGGACCTCGACGACGACGCCGTCCGCGGGTCCGTCCGCGCCGCCCTCGACGGCGAGTACACGCACGTCGACACGGCCGAGGGCTACCACAACGAGGCCGCCATCGGCGACGTGCTGGCCGACTACGAGCGCGAGGACCTGTTTCTCACCTCGAAGGTCCTCCCCAAGAACCTCAACTACGGGAACGTCGTCCGGGCCTGCGAGCGAACCCTCGATCGGCTCGGCACCGACTACCTCGACCTGTACCTGATCCACTGGCCGAACCCGGCCATTTCGCTGCGCGAGACGCTCGACGCCATGGAGACGCTCCACGACCGGGGGAAGATCCGGAACGTCGGCGTGTCGAACTTCACCGGCTACCAACTCAGTAACGCGCTGCACGTTAGCGACGTCCCCATCGCCGTCAACCAGATCGAGTTCAACCCGCAGTTCCAGCGACACGACCTCGTCGAGTACTGCCAGTCCGAGGGCGTCGTCGTCGAGGCCGCCGCCCCGCTCGCTCGGACGGCCTGTCTCGACGACGAGACCATCCTCGAACTCGCCGAGGCGTACGACCGGACGCCCGCACAGATCGTGCTCCGGTGGGCCGTCGAGAAGGATATCGTCGTCCTCCCCAAGTCGAGTTCGGCCGCTCACGTCGCGGAGAATATCGACCTCTTCGGGTGGGAACTGGACCCCGCGGACCACCGCCGGATCGACGAACTCGACCGAGGGGAGCCGGTCTACGACACCCTCACGCGGGACTGGTCGCGGGACGTCTACGGCGTGCCGAAATAA